The Meriones unguiculatus strain TT.TT164.6M chromosome 16, Bangor_MerUng_6.1, whole genome shotgun sequence genomic sequence TGCTCATGAGCTTTGTAGTttcctttctttaatattttcttctcCCTGAACGGAGCAGTAAAACTTCCTCTATAAAAGCATATTGATTTAATTTATTAGTTCTCTGAGGGGACAGGATAGGAGAGCACCTCCCAGGAATCACactggaagaaaaacaaatgagccCCTGAACTGATAATTATCTGCCCGCTATTCATCATGTATAGCTGGGAAAGACTGACCGAAAGGTTTAATTGGAAATAACAAATATGATTTATTTGAAGGGGAGGAATTTAGACTATGATGCAGCAAGATGAATTGATGCTTTGAAAATGAATTTAGGTTAGTTGTCCTATTTGGTAAAAGAACTGAACTTTTAAATGAAAGATTTGATGCTTAAGGATACATATTCTAAAATGTATGATGCAGATTTTTACTTAACAATTAGACAAGGTCAGAGCATATCAGAtatattaattcattcattcacagatATGCTTACCCACTAACATATTTGTTGAATGTCTGTTACGGACAACATCTCTATAGCTATTGAAGCTATGACAGCAGGCAGACCCAAGTCCCACTCTCATGGGCTCACATGCAAAAGAATGGCAAATAGATAGCACACTGGTGACCCTGAAACATGGCCAGCACATGGCAATCAGGGCACTGAAGAATATGGAAAGAGGGTAATATAGTTAGCTGAACTATATCATTCCAAAATTCTTATAGTTCTAACCCTCAGCGTCTCAGACTTCGTTTGGAGTCAGTATCTGTAAGAGGGTTGAGGTTAAAGGTAGCCAGGGCCTTAATACAATGGAATTGATATACTCATAAGGGGACAATAACACATAAATACTCGAACCAGAAAGAATACTACTAGGAGATATTAGAAAAAGGTCATCGACTATAACTCCCAGACAGAGGCCTCAGAAGAAACATCACTGCTGTTGCCTTTAATCTTGAACATGTGGTTTTCAGCTGAAAGAATACAAATTTCCACTCATCTTCAGTATCAGTTGTGGTGGCCTTAGAGAATGCATGCATGTGCTCACTGCTCAGCTTCAGCTCAACATGGATGGGCTCCCGTGAATCAGGAGTTGGCCTGCTTACAGTGCAAACATGTTTCATGGATGTTCCAGATGACTGCGCTTTATTTACACAGTACCTCACCTTACCAAGTTATCTCCCCTTTTCATTTGATGCCATGTTTAATGCCTATGGTTTCCCCATGTGGTAACTGGAGATATTTTTGAGGGCAGAGTGTTTTATGGCTACTTCTTAGGTATTTAACCAGATTGAAAAGTAGGTGGTGATGAAAATATGTACGTTGAGTGGTTGACTGTAAGTGGTTGAAGATTTCTTcattgtaaaacaaaataaagggaacttctggagggaggaaagaggactgGACAGACAGCGGAAGAAGTCAGTGAACTGAGCAAATGACAATGACACATGTGAGTAAAGACATCATAATGAAACTTGTTAATTTGTATGCttagaaattaaaacagaaagacaagaaaaagcaCATAAAACAATACATATTTACCATAGAAATTTTAGAAGATACAGATGTGGCAAAGGGCTAGTAAGATTACCTGCCAATTTCTCTTGTAGGAGAAAAGAGTCCACGTGGTAGTGTTTACAGAATTGTTTAGGATACCTGCCATACTAGTTATatcttttaaattgcttaggagtCTTATTTTGTATAAGCAGTTTTATTCCACTTGGGCTGAACATCCAGTGTTTCAGAGTAAGGTGAGAACACAGCAACTGTTAATTTAGCATGTAGCGTTCTAATTGTTATGGCTTAATTGTTTGTGTTAAATGGAAGGTCATATCGTGGTTAGAAAGCCTCAGGACTCCTGGAGCAGCCAGACACGTCAGTGACAGGACGTTATCTCCAATATATGTGCATAGGTGGAGCCAGTAATTTGTTTCCTTCATGCTTCTCATATTTAAAATCTGCTCAGTCTGTGTTTTTATACTGCCAATCTTTATGCTTACTTTAAAGCCTAATAACATCTTGAAAACCGATACCAGTTATCACTTAAAAATTATAGCTGTTTGATGTCTGTGGTGTGTCAGATTGATGGGTGTTCATGATCACGGTACCATTTACTAGAGTTGGAATAACTGGGCTCACTTTTTGCATTTAAGTAGCACTTATGTGGTGGTCATGGACCCACAGCACTGTTAAATACCTTGTTTAATCCTCATAACAGTCGAGTAATAGTTTAACAATGAAGAAGGAGAGACGCGGAGAGAGTGGGAAGATTGCCAGGCATGAAGAAAAGGATATATGTGTCTTGGTTTGTGCTGAGACTGAGTTCTCTCACTCTCCGTGTAAGTTCTGATGGTGGCCATTATAATGTATACCTTGGGCTGGACCATTTGATTTATGGGCTCCATTCATACCCTGGTAACAAGACTGCAAAGTGTAATCCAGAACACTAGATTCTAGTTTCTATATTgacagtgctgtgtgtgtgtgtgtgtgtgtgtgtgtgtgtgtgtgtgtgtgagagagagagagagagagagagagagagagaaagagacttggGCTCCTgccctgtgtgtgtctctctcaggCTAGTGAACTGGCAAGATTAACTTTGGACACAAAGTATTTCCTTGCTCTAAAGTTTTAGAATTCTCAAATCATCTTAAAATTCTGGAAAtgaacattttattatatttctgaCCTTAAAAAAAATTGGCCACATAGTCCTGAGTTTTCATCTCCACTGGCATTattgatttctttgtttaaatttttttttgttaaatatttgaaacttcattttatttcacttttttgtttttgtttttttttaattatttttatttttattaattagagtttattcactttgtatctcccctgaacctccctccctcctccccttccaatctcaccctctctcttccccatacctgtacctctcccagtccactgataagggaggtcctctccccttccctctgatcctagtctctcaggtctcatcaggagtacctgcattgtcttcttctgtggcctggtaaggctgctccccccttagggggaaggtgatcaaagagcaggccaatcagttcatgtcagagacagtccctgtctccattactatggaggccacttgaacactgaactgccatgggctatctccatgcaggggttccaggccatctccatgagtggtccttggctggagtatcagtttcagaaaagacctctgtgcccagacttttggatctgttgctgtccttgtggagctcctgtcctctccaggtcttactatctcccacttctttcataggattccctgcactctgcccgaagtttacagattgggaaaggatcttcactagccttatacctgacagagggctaatatccagtatatataaataagtgaagaagttaaacagcagcaaatcaagtaatcaaatttaaaaatggggtacagagctaaacagagaattctcaatagaggaatatcgaatggcagagaaacatttaaagaaatgttcaatgtccttagtcatcagggaaatgcaaatcaaatgatcctgagatttcaccttacacccatcagaatttctaagatgaataactcaagtgacaacacatgctggagaagatgtggagaaaggggaaccctcctccactgctggtgggaatgtaaacttatacaaccactttggaaatcagtctggtactatctcagacaattaggaatagtgcttcctcaagatccagccataccactcctaggcatatatttaaaagacgctcaagtatacaacaatgtttgtagcagtgttatttgtaatagccagaagctggaaacagcccagatatccctcaatagaggaatggatacataaattgtggtacatctacacaatggaatattactcagcgataaaaaacaaggaaatcatgaaatttgcaggtaaatggtgggaactggaaaagatcatcctgagtgaggtatcgcagaagcacaaatacacacagggtatatactcactcataagtggatattagacatataatataggataaacatattaaaatctgtacacctaaggaagctaatcaggaaggaggactctggctaagatgctcaatccccattcagaaaggtaaagaggatggacattggaggagggagaaaacagggaacaggacaggagcctaccacagagggcctctgaaagactctaccctgcagggttattgaggcagatgctgagactctttttttaaattaattgtgaAATTTGACATAGAGGTTCACTTCTAAGACTCCAGTGCTACTGCAAGGATGGAAGGTAACTttgggaaaacaaaaggaaagaaaaggaaacagaaaaggagccaaaagaacagaaaaaaatacaattttgtcTCCAAGCATATAGGAATGTTCGGTTTGGAAATCACAGGTCAGTCTGAGAAAGCCACAAAGCTTTAATGGTAGACATTTACAGGTGACGTGTGTGTGTCCAAATATTAGGTTGTCCATTGTCTTTCAGGAGCAAaggttttcttttcccctttctttcttttctttctcttttctttctttctttctttctttctttctttctttctttctttctttctttctttcttccttccttccttccttccttccttcctttcttttcttctttctctcctttttgctAATTTTCATGAGCAAGTGTTTTCCGCAAGCACTGTGGTGTCACCATCTTAGGCTGGCAAGTCTTAACTAATGAACAGATCCTTAGGGTGCTTAGACAGTGCTCTTTTCTTGACTGTGAAGGCAGGTGAGAGAGAGGTGAGAGGTAAGAGCTCTGTGTGAAGTTATGTTCTACATGATAGACATATGTTACTCTTGTTGTAACCCTTGTGACTAATTCACTATGTCTGCTCTTCTGCCTTTTGGTCCATCCTGATCTAGTGACTTTAAATTGTTACTCTACAGATCACACCAGGGACAATGCTCAGATTTTGACCCCGCCTCAACTTTCTTCTAGAATGAAACACATTAAACAAGAAATGGCCAAAAATCACCTCCAGTTTGTACGATTTGAAGCAACAGACTTGCATGGTGTCTCCAGATCTAAGAGCATCCCTGCACATTTTTTTCAAGTGAGTTTTACAGTTATGATGAGTGTGGTTTTATGACCATTTGAAAGCAAATGCTCTTTATTACTCATCTGCATTTTCTTGTAATCTACACAGTAATTTGAGCTGaaaagcactattttttttttttttgctattttcctttttcttccccatACGCATTATTGCTCCCCAAGGAGATAAATGCACAATAGCAATTCCTTTACCCAATAGAAATGGGAAACTAATTAAGGCTGGTTATTTCAGTCCTTGTGCCTTGAATAATTGCACTCTACAGAACTATCTTTTCTTTTCATACTGCAATTAtaaagattatattttatttgacaGGAGAAAATTGCAACCCAAGACCTAAGAGCAAACATGAAAGGTAGAAATGATTAAACAGAGATGATTTTCTAGATAAAAAAGCATATCTTTTCAGCTATAATTCAGATATGAAAATACCCAGTTGTTGTTATATGGCTTAATGAATATTAAATTCTGAAAACAGTGATATCAAGCAATATTGCATTTATGGATATGTTTTAGAATTTTCtagggttgttttgtttacttcatacCATGTTTATTTTAGTGACTGATATGTTGCGATTATTAAACATCACGTTTTCTGGGAAGGGATTTTAGACAATACTAATCTttaagaaaatatgaaatttaaagcATCCTGGGAATTATAAATATCAAATTGTCAAGCCTTTTGTTCTGGTGAAATGGGTTATTTTCAAAACAGTTTTTAGAAAAGTTGAACAGTTTAAAtatctttcttagaaaattttttAGGAACCATCAAGATGGTTCaaaaggtaaaggtgcttgtcactAAGCCTgaaaaacctgagttcagtctctggacTCCACATGGTGGAAATAGAGAACTAATTTtaacaggttgtcctctgaccaccgcccaccacacacaaaaacacacccacacacacccttacacacctacacacatgatCAATCAATCGATGATTTAAAAGTATTTGGTTTTGTGTGTAAATAGCCTAgcaatgtggttttttttttctaaattcactTAAGAACTCTATCTTTTAGTTAATTCTGATAAGAAAATTGGAAATTACTATGTGCAGGACCAGAAGATAATTCACATAAATCTCTTTTAACCAATGAGAAATCACAATTGGCATTTCAGACACTTGGCTGAGACCTCAACATGAACCTTGTATGTTTTCAGAAAATTCTAATAATTTATTTCACTAGTGGATCTTGAAAACTAAGTACTTAGACCACTACTCCAGTGCTTCAGTGAAACACATTTCCTAAAGAAATAGAGCCCATCCTTTGTCTTACATTTGCTGAAGACTGATTtcattgaaataaaagaaaatatctttgtTTAAAACTACTATTGAATGCCCAGATCCTCACAGCTTGGTGAACAATAAAGAAAGGATACATATTActactctaaaaaacaaaacaaaacaaaacaaaacctactattgaaaatatttgttttcttacatATCAAAAGtacttttcctccctgacttggcTTGGAGAGAATTGTTTTATTCTGAGAATTTGATGTAAGTCAACACATATCCTTTTCATTGGTGTGTTTATTTTTAGCCTCCCATTTTCAAATTCCTTCCTATGGCCTTAGTTCATTATTCTTTTGTTCAAACTTTATAATCATAGAGAATGTATCATTAAGCAAAACACTTTGAATTCACTTTGGAACTTTTGAAGGTATAAATCACTAGTATTTGTATTACAAAATAAATGTGTTTGGCATCCACTTCTGGAGTCAACCCTGAAGTGTGCCTAATGTAGCTAGTGAGGCTTCATGGGAGAAAACAACGTTTTCCTTTGCAAGTGGCTATCAGTAGCAGCCGTCTCGGTTAGGGGAGGGAGTTCAGAttcacttcttctcagcactggggttacaaaaataattttaaatcatttttatttatggaaATTAAGTACCAAATGAAAATCACTAAGTTATATTATTAATGACTAGAAGAGCTAACATAATGTCtttgtttataaagaaaaactgtctcaaactATATTAGCAGGCAGCCTCAATGCCGAGACACTAGACCACGATCCATCTCTTAACAGTTCTGTGGTAACTTTTTTTCTGTATCTACTGCCTTCAGCTCAGCTTTAATCCTTCTTTTATCCTTTATCTGAACTAAGTGTTGCTTCTCATTTTAAATGCAGAcgttgattaaaaaaacaaaagagatcaTCGGCTGAGACTAAAGAGGTCAAAGAGGAAACCGATGATTAATTTGGCATCTCCACTGTTTAGAAAGTTTCATGTGCGCCTGGCATTGTGCTAAATGCCTTACAGGCTAAATTAGCACTTTCAACCTTTCAACAAACTTACAGTGTCTTGTTCTTTTAAAGGGCTGATTTGATTTAAATTATAAATGGATGATGTGATTTCTCTCCTAGATTTAATAAAAGTatgatatattaatatagatCTCATAACAAATTCTTGAGTTGTTTCCAAAGGTagctttcatttttctccaaGTAACAGGTGTCATAGTTTAAACTTAACCTGCAAAAATTTCTATTAAGTTCAGAGTGATCTGGCTTGAAGTATGAACCAATTTTGGTGCTTCAGTATTCTctttatataaaaacatatatgtatatataatttaagaTAATTTATTATCATGACAGTTATTAATATACAGAGTAACTATATAGTCATACAGAAATTTATACCCGTCTCACAGCAAATGGAGAATGGTTAGAATTCTGCTACATGTCCAAAACTGTAAAGAAAGAGATTAAACAAGAGTGCTCTGAAACTTACAGATGAAATAGCCTAACACACAAAGTGTGACTTCACTGTTCTTCCAGTTTGCAAAGGACTTCTGGAGTCCAATGGTGAACATCTCTGAAGTCCTGGCAAATGGGGTCTGAGGCAGCTGTCCCATGTCCCATGTCCTGGCTAGACCACAGTCTCCATCAACAGAGATGTAGGATTCTTTCTGTAGAGTTCTGAGAGTCATCTGCGGGTTACAACAGAATAGAGTGCAATCATGACTTGACTTGTCTCTTTTTTAAAGGGCTGATATCAATTTTTGATATTTACCTAGAAGTGAGAGAACTGGATAGTAgagtggatttatttatttctgcacTATTCACAATAATTAGAAATAGACTCAGCCTAGATTGGTATTGATAGAGGaaaggatgaagaaaatgtgctgTGCAGATATAAACAGTACATTATTTGGACACAAAAAGAATTAAACCGTATAACATGCTGCAGAATGGGTGCAACAGGAGTATATTAAGTATATtaagacacagaaacaaacactggATATTATCTTTCACACACAGATACTAAAATGTTGCTCTCAATAGGATGGTGAGTCAAGAGGCTAAAGTGGAAGGGAATGGAGGGATGTTGGTTAGTAAGAGGCTGGGAAACTTgaagggaaggggatggaggaagaCTGGTTAATAAGCACGGGAACACAGATAAGAGTTCTAGTCTCTGACACAGTGTAGTGAGTATAGCTCATAATGACATGTTATACATATTAGCAATGGAATCTTTGTGATCAGTAAACATTGTTTATATGTATGGGATGATCCCAATGTGTCCCttaaatatataaagtaaaaataaaataaatgaacgaTAAAATACAGTACAAGTCAAAGGAAAGCCTTACCTGAGGGTCTTAGAAACTGtactataaaataaaatgcattataAAGTATATTTGTTTATAACAATTGAAAATGCTTCCACACAGCTACAAGCCCATGTCTTTTGCTGTGTAGTGCCTTTATTTATCTTAAAGCATTTATTTATGGCTGTGTGAAACACTTATGATGCCTGTTCTTCACACCTAAGAGCATATCAAGgtttgtattaaaatattaataattgtaAAAAGGccctgaagaagaaaacagttctTTCGTGATTTAAGTATCGGATATTTATTCTGAATTATAAAAACTTTACCGGACAGTTAATGTTAACCGACAGATACTAAGCTTCCATTTCTTATTATCAAAATTGATCTTCCCTGTTTTGTCTTCACGTTTTTCTTCTTCAGGAAAAAGTGGTCCACGGTGTTTTCATGCCCCGTGGTTATCTGGAATTGATGCCGAACCCTAAGGACAATGAGTTGAATCACATAAGAGCTACCTGCTTCAATAGTGACATAGTCCTCATGCCGGAGCTGGCGACCTTCAGAGTCTTGCCGTGGGCTGAGAGGACCGCGCGCGTCATTTGTGACACCTTCACGGTGACCGGCGAGCCTCTGCTGACGTCTCCCAGGTACATCGCCAAGAAGCAGCTGCGCCAGCTGCAGGACGCTGGCTACTCCCTGCTGTCTGCCTTCATCTATGACTTCTGCATTTTTGCTGTGCCCGAAGTGATCAACTCAAAGACCATATCTTTTCCTGCCTCGACATTGCTGAGTAACCATGACCAGCCCTTCATGCAGGAGCTGGTTGACGGCCTGTATCACACTGGGGCCAATGTGGAGAGCTTCTCCTCGTCTACCAGGCCTGGGCAGATGGAGATCAGCTTCCTCTCTGAGTTTGGCATTAGCTCAGCTGATAACGCATTCACGCTCAGAACAGGTGTCAAAGAAGTGGCCAGGAAATACAATTACATAGCCAGCCTTGTAATTGAGACCGGCTTCTGCAATTCAGGAATTTTGTCCCATAGTGTCTGGGATGTGGGCGGGAAGACAAACATGTTCTGCAGTGGTTCTGGGGTCGAGCAGCTCACGCTCACGGGGAAGAAGTGGTTAGCAGGCCTCCTGAAGCACTCTGCTGCTCTCAGCTGCCTCATGGCCCCTGCTGTCAGCTGCCGAAAGCGCTACTGCAAGGACAGCAGAGACCTGAAGGACAGCGTGCCCACCACGTGGGGATACAACGACAACAGCTGTGCCTTGAACATCAAGTGTCACGGTGAAAAAGGCACCCAGATAGAAAATAAACTAGGTTCAGCGACCGCGAACCCTTACCTGGTGTTGGCCGCCACCGTGGCTGCAGGCTTGGATGGACTTCAGAGCAGTGACGGTGTTGAGGCTGGTTCAGACGAGAGCGAGGATCTTTATCTGCCAGAACCTTCCGAGATCCCTTTGAAGATGGAAGATGCCTTGGCGGCCTTGGAGCAAGATCAGTGTCTGAAGCAGGCTCTGGGGGAGACTTTCATACGCTATTTTGTTGCCATGAAGAAATACGAATtggaaaatgaagaaacagatgcagaagGAAATAAATTCCTGGAGTATTTTATATAAGATGGAATTCTCGACTTTAGAGATGTTATTAGGACAAGAGGCTACAGTGTCAGGAAGAAAAGATTGAGCCTTTGTAATTAACGACACTGGACATCTtctgcctcccccctccccccacgaTGGATTACCGGGCAGATGAAATGGGACCTGCTGAGAGTCTGATCTCAGACATAAGCAATAAATTTGTGGTGAAGCAGCATATGCAAACTCACTCTGCCTTAGATTCTGTCAACTCCTTTGTGCGGTTAGCCTGGGTCGAGTTTGGGTCCTACCATTAGTCACACATTAAAGAAAGATGTAAGCATTAGAAAGCAGAATTATAAAGACTAGgctaaaaagaagaaataatatctTAAGTATAGACATAGGTTTTTCTTACCAGGGAGACAGAGATGTTAGCTCAATCTTATTAGTGAAAACATGTTGAGCTTGGCTTTGCATCGCTATGATGGATTTTAACATGTCAAGTTGCACAAAGTAGGGCATGACAGGCTACAGAAGTTCTCCCTTCACTTTCCACACTTCTTTCTCACCTTTTGAAAGGTGACCTCTGTGGTACCTGGTTCTTTGTCCTGTCATTTCAGACTTAAAAAGCGGTAGAAGCCTTTCTTTAAACAATGCACAGTACACAGAGGTTGGAAGGGGGCTGTGTCGCTCTGCATTGCTCCATTCTTTAAAAGCAGATATCCCGTTCGGAATGCCTCTGCTCTGCAGAGACACAAAATGGCTGCCCGCCCAGCCGAGGCCCTGTCTGCAGCTCCAGGGCACAGTTAAATTACTAATTACATCGCCACAGAGGTTGGTGTTTCTCCAGAGACTGGAAAATGTTCCAGGCCTTTCTTTGACTGTGATAATATTGCAACTTATCACCGAAATTTAGCATCTCTTGGGAACAAGTCCAATATCTACttacttgcaaatgaaaacatTGTTCCACTGCTTAGGATCAAATAGGAGATTTTATGTTCAATTAAAACTGGCTGTGGTCTCAATTTAGATGGCAAACTCTTAAGGAGAATGCTAGAATTTAGCTTCACTCCTCTTGTTAAAGTTCTTAGCTCCTAGTAAATGGTGAAAGTCAGTGTGCCCTTCATTAATTGTTAGCTGACTTTCATCTTCCAGCAGAAGACACGTGTATGGAAACAGAATAAAATCCACACATGGAGTAAGGGTTAGAGGGAACTAGCACACggtgagaagaaagggaagctcAGAGCATGAAATTCTGTTTGCAGTAATAAAAGTTGTGTGTCAGTTGGGAAGATACAATGAAAACCAAAATGGTTTCTGAGCTTCTGCTGTATTGAATGTGCTGCTGTTATTAAGTTCAGCCAGAGACTGAGGTGGAGCAGTTTATGCAAGCCCTAGCTAGGTTCCTTGGAGGACAAAAGCAGGTGTCTTGCCTTCTCCCTTCTGTTTTTACCCTTTATGCTGACTGGTCCCTAGAACATGAAGCTAGCCAGTTTCTTCTAGAAGGTAGAGTGATGAAATATTTGCAACAAAGCAccatgtttctttgtgtgtgtgtgtgtgtgtgtgtgtgtgtgtgtgtgtgttgggaattgGGGGATAAAAGACAGAGATAAAAGACCCAGCAAAAGATAGTTTCTGAAAACTTTACATttctggggctgggggtggggaatcTGTATTAATTAGAGGGATCCATTCATGCAAAAAATTGTACTAATTCTTACTCTAATAG encodes the following:
- the Lgsn gene encoding lengsin, coding for MNDEGDLPQEDTTKDEGNETEGNKRNKLRRTRKKVNKPHLCSMDGEKITMANTSERSRNQAADLSKPGSAESCPSHNDKDAQDQMSVRKSSFPTASASVPDAEFNPNADHTRDNAQILTPPQLSSRMKHIKQEMAKNHLQFVRFEATDLHGVSRSKSIPAHFFQEKVVHGVFMPRGYLELMPNPKDNELNHIRATCFNSDIVLMPELATFRVLPWAERTARVICDTFTVTGEPLLTSPRYIAKKQLRQLQDAGYSLLSAFIYDFCIFAVPEVINSKTISFPASTLLSNHDQPFMQELVDGLYHTGANVESFSSSTRPGQMEISFLSEFGISSADNAFTLRTGVKEVARKYNYIASLVIETGFCNSGILSHSVWDVGGKTNMFCSGSGVEQLTLTGKKWLAGLLKHSAALSCLMAPAVSCRKRYCKDSRDLKDSVPTTWGYNDNSCALNIKCHGEKGTQIENKLGSATANPYLVLAATVAAGLDGLQSSDGVEAGSDESEDLYLPEPSEIPLKMEDALAALEQDQCLKQALGETFIRYFVAMKKYELENEETDAEGNKFLEYFI